A single genomic interval of Streptomyces sp. NBC_00663 harbors:
- a CDS encoding WD40 repeat domain-containing protein, protein MSEPGTVALPVKHDGSVQAIAFSPDSTRFASAGSDSLLRVRPIGIGVPLDIPVDGSVTGIAFSPDGSKIAVADFESVSLRDSTTGAVVWQGPLDPGNSVNTVRFGANGQLVAVTDTLVAVLEQATGATVKRTSVDPPLIADVDLSRDGTRIALAIDERHGGNHKFAGAARVLDLATGTELGKLTPGNAVHAVAFSPDGTKVLCCSADDTTRMFKAQGGAEEWRLGGEDGDEVTAPSCLAFDPKGIWTVVGGADGFARVLEAESGAQKARAPKLVAGGSSPGAVTHVAFSPNGKLAASACIDNLVRLFNLNSDELYTVSTEEVLTMRFSPNGRWLGVGCFDRALVIDNGEANQG, encoded by the coding sequence ATGAGTGAGCCGGGTACCGTGGCACTTCCCGTCAAGCACGACGGTTCGGTCCAGGCGATCGCCTTCAGCCCGGACAGCACCCGCTTCGCCAGCGCCGGCAGCGACTCCTTGCTGCGGGTGCGCCCGATCGGCATCGGTGTCCCGCTGGACATCCCCGTCGACGGATCCGTGACCGGCATCGCCTTCAGCCCTGACGGCAGCAAGATCGCCGTAGCCGACTTCGAGTCGGTGTCGCTGCGTGACAGCACGACCGGCGCGGTCGTCTGGCAGGGCCCGCTCGATCCGGGGAACTCGGTCAACACCGTGCGGTTCGGCGCGAACGGACAGCTCGTCGCCGTCACCGACACCCTGGTCGCCGTACTCGAACAGGCCACCGGCGCGACCGTCAAGCGGACCAGCGTCGACCCGCCGCTGATCGCCGACGTGGATCTGAGCCGGGATGGCACCCGGATCGCGCTGGCCATCGACGAACGCCACGGCGGGAACCACAAGTTCGCCGGGGCGGCGCGGGTCCTCGACCTGGCCACCGGCACCGAGCTCGGGAAGCTGACCCCCGGCAACGCCGTCCACGCGGTCGCGTTCAGCCCGGACGGGACCAAGGTGCTGTGCTGCTCCGCGGACGACACCACCCGCATGTTCAAGGCACAGGGTGGGGCGGAGGAGTGGCGGCTCGGGGGCGAGGACGGCGACGAGGTCACCGCCCCGAGCTGCCTGGCGTTCGACCCGAAGGGCATCTGGACCGTGGTCGGCGGCGCCGACGGGTTCGCGCGGGTGCTGGAAGCGGAATCCGGGGCCCAGAAGGCCCGGGCGCCGAAGCTGGTCGCCGGTGGTTCGTCCCCTGGGGCCGTCACCCATGTGGCGTTCAGCCCGAACGGCAAGTTGGCGGCCAGTGCCTGCATCGACAACCTCGTGCGGCTGTTCAACCTCAACAGCGATGAGCTGTACACCGTGAGCACCGAAGAGGTGCTGACGATGCGGTTCAGCCCCAACGGCCGCTGGCTCGGCGTCGGTTGCTTCGACCGCGCGCTGGTCATCGACAACGGCGAAGCCAACCAGGGGTGA
- a CDS encoding DUF2235 domain-containing protein translates to MAKRLIVCCDGTWNFADQPSKTNVAKVALSLRSGTAAGKEQRIYYHSGVGTLRRERLRGGAFGVGLSRNIVDAYRFLVETYEPDDELFLFGFSRGAFTARSLAGLIRNCGIPRRDHADRIPEAWALYRDRIEQPNGAAATLFRRSYARETEIRFIGVWDTVGSLGIPVPDAALLQPAANRFNHRWAFHNTELSGWVRAAFHALAIDEQRSAFRPTLWHQQPGAAEQGQELQQVWFSGVHCDVGGSYMETGLSDIPLLWMADQARRHGLEFDDDALSEAGPKKMEPEKSIDFRVRPDALGKMHNSRTKMFRLSKPLHRSIAAATNDKGEPDGNEFLAVPAKERYDQEPGYRPPELDRYLARPERIRLEPVLLPGLAAGLPPLPTAPSAPPAPSGQEAPADTSDGLHRTT, encoded by the coding sequence ATGGCGAAACGTCTGATCGTCTGCTGCGACGGCACCTGGAACTTCGCCGACCAGCCCAGCAAGACGAACGTCGCCAAGGTGGCCCTGTCCCTGCGTTCGGGAACCGCCGCCGGTAAAGAGCAGCGCATCTACTACCACAGCGGCGTAGGCACCCTTCGGCGGGAACGCCTGCGGGGCGGCGCGTTCGGCGTGGGCCTGTCGCGGAACATCGTCGACGCCTACCGCTTCCTCGTCGAGACGTACGAGCCCGACGACGAACTGTTCCTGTTCGGCTTCAGCCGGGGCGCGTTCACCGCGCGCAGCCTGGCGGGGCTGATCCGCAACTGCGGCATCCCGCGCCGGGACCACGCCGACCGGATCCCCGAGGCCTGGGCGCTGTACCGCGACCGAATCGAGCAGCCCAACGGCGCGGCCGCGACGCTGTTCCGCCGCTCGTACGCGCGCGAGACGGAGATCCGCTTCATCGGGGTGTGGGACACGGTGGGTTCGCTCGGTATCCCGGTCCCGGACGCGGCCTTGCTCCAGCCGGCCGCCAACCGGTTCAACCACCGCTGGGCGTTCCACAACACCGAACTGAGCGGCTGGGTCAGGGCCGCCTTCCACGCCCTGGCCATCGACGAGCAGCGCTCGGCGTTCCGGCCGACCCTGTGGCACCAGCAGCCCGGCGCCGCCGAGCAGGGTCAGGAACTCCAGCAGGTCTGGTTCTCCGGGGTGCACTGCGATGTCGGCGGCAGCTACATGGAGACGGGCCTGTCCGACATCCCCCTGCTGTGGATGGCCGATCAGGCGCGCCGCCACGGGCTGGAGTTCGACGACGACGCGCTCAGCGAGGCCGGGCCGAAGAAGATGGAGCCCGAGAAGAGCATCGACTTCCGCGTACGGCCGGACGCCCTGGGGAAAATGCACAACTCTCGGACCAAGATGTTCCGGCTGTCCAAGCCGCTGCACCGATCGATCGCGGCGGCGACGAACGACAAGGGCGAGCCCGACGGCAACGAGTTCCTGGCGGTGCCCGCCAAGGAGCGCTACGACCAGGAGCCCGGCTACCGGCCGCCGGAGCTGGACCGATATCTGGCCCGCCCGGAGCGGATCCGCCTGGAGCCCGTCCTGCTGCCCGGCCTCGCCGCCGGCCTACCGCCCCTGCCCACCGCGCCGTCAGCGCCGCCAGCGCCGTCCGGCCAGGAGGCACCGGCCGATACGAGCGACGGCCTCCACCGCACGACGTGA
- a CDS encoding phospholipase D family protein, whose translation MLTSALFAGDALLEAIAQDQDRISRTRHRNDPAVQKIQIALLDRDPDCLPQFGADGDYGDETAGAVARFKVEVLGVPQAEVIDDVGPLTVQKLDEMRAALENPPVESVVPEDWLLTDAEMGPFRSPAFTLDNLVLFFVDGEGYYDTLAARLDALGVGDRVLFAGWRFSPEQLLRPATAGTPGILDRLLKLHTDGVVVRALLYGSQFSTLPVRRPRVPTLPSKDNFDFRTALVGAGAQAVLDARVGHFGSHHQKCAVVQGAAEGPCAFVGGIDVCLDRWDNAAHVDPPFRQREPDFLGVKASLPGWHDVQCGVFGPATAQIWQALVQRWNDPTTPSRIDATPVPIPSSEEPGPSPTSGTQAVQVLRTLTCKGVYSFLPGGEFTVTAAYRKAIGRARHYIYIEDQYLWPSPLVDDLRDAAARGVQVILVTARDFDAPGLGDVHKALRAEALQRIASAAPANVHCFHLEQTATALQVYVHAKLMIVDDQYAAAGSANLNFRSHTTDSELHLGVFDMDLGDGTVGGAPHRFGVSVRDLRTQIWGEHLNEDPALHEDPLVGLGRMPTGGGKIGHLVNFPVPPQVPAVDWREVLRELLRSVQQMENWQLLAPVVFGPLAIPLPLVPGMDLGVLADMVPSPEAFLRDLLNPNTVC comes from the coding sequence ATGCTGACCTCCGCGCTCTTCGCCGGCGACGCGCTGCTGGAAGCGATCGCACAGGACCAGGACCGCATCTCGCGGACCCGGCACCGCAACGACCCGGCCGTGCAGAAGATACAGATCGCCCTGCTCGACCGGGACCCGGACTGTCTGCCCCAGTTCGGGGCCGACGGCGACTACGGCGACGAGACCGCCGGCGCGGTGGCCCGGTTCAAGGTCGAGGTGCTCGGCGTCCCCCAGGCCGAGGTCATCGACGACGTCGGCCCCTTGACGGTGCAGAAGCTGGACGAGATGCGCGCGGCACTCGAAAACCCGCCCGTGGAGAGCGTCGTACCCGAGGACTGGCTGCTCACCGACGCCGAGATGGGCCCCTTCCGCTCCCCCGCCTTCACCCTGGACAACCTGGTGCTCTTCTTCGTCGACGGCGAGGGGTACTACGACACGCTGGCCGCGCGGCTGGACGCGCTGGGCGTCGGTGACCGGGTGCTGTTCGCCGGCTGGCGGTTCTCGCCCGAGCAGCTGCTGCGCCCGGCGACCGCGGGCACACCGGGGATCCTGGACCGGCTGCTGAAGCTCCACACCGACGGTGTCGTCGTCCGCGCGCTCCTGTACGGCTCGCAGTTCTCCACGCTTCCGGTGCGCAGGCCCAGGGTGCCCACCCTGCCGTCCAAGGACAACTTCGACTTCCGTACCGCACTGGTCGGCGCGGGCGCCCAGGCGGTCCTCGACGCCCGAGTGGGGCACTTCGGCTCCCACCACCAAAAGTGCGCGGTGGTGCAGGGGGCCGCCGAGGGGCCGTGCGCGTTCGTCGGCGGGATCGATGTCTGCCTCGACCGCTGGGACAACGCCGCCCATGTCGATCCCCCCTTCCGGCAGCGGGAGCCCGACTTCCTCGGGGTCAAGGCGAGCCTGCCCGGCTGGCACGACGTGCAGTGCGGGGTGTTCGGGCCCGCCACCGCCCAGATCTGGCAGGCCCTCGTCCAACGCTGGAACGACCCCACCACGCCCAGCCGCATCGACGCCACGCCGGTGCCGATCCCGTCGTCGGAGGAGCCCGGGCCGTCGCCCACCTCGGGCACCCAGGCCGTGCAGGTGCTGCGTACCCTCACCTGCAAGGGGGTCTACTCCTTCCTGCCGGGCGGCGAGTTCACCGTCACGGCCGCCTATCGCAAGGCGATCGGCCGGGCGCGGCACTACATCTACATCGAGGACCAGTACCTGTGGCCCTCGCCGCTCGTCGACGACCTGCGGGACGCCGCCGCCCGGGGTGTCCAGGTCATCCTGGTCACCGCGCGCGACTTCGACGCGCCGGGGCTGGGCGACGTCCACAAGGCCCTGCGCGCCGAGGCCCTTCAGCGCATCGCCTCCGCGGCGCCCGCGAACGTCCACTGCTTCCATCTGGAGCAGACGGCGACGGCCTTGCAGGTCTACGTCCACGCGAAGCTGATGATCGTCGACGACCAGTACGCCGCCGCGGGCAGCGCCAACCTCAACTTCCGGTCGCACACGACGGATTCCGAGCTGCACCTCGGCGTCTTCGACATGGACCTGGGCGACGGCACGGTCGGCGGCGCACCCCACCGCTTCGGTGTGTCCGTCCGTGATCTGCGCACGCAGATCTGGGGCGAGCACCTCAACGAGGATCCGGCGCTGCACGAGGACCCGCTGGTGGGCCTCGGCCGGATGCCGACCGGGGGCGGCAAGATCGGCCATCTGGTGAACTTCCCGGTTCCGCCGCAGGTTCCGGCCGTGGACTGGCGCGAGGTGCTGCGGGAACTGCTGCGCAGCGTCCAGCAGATGGAGAACTGGCAGCTTCTCGCTCCGGTGGTGTTCGGCCCGCTCGCGATTCCCCTCCCGCTGGTGCCGGGCATGGACCTCGGCGTCCTGGCGGACATGGTGCCCAGCCCCGAGGCGTTCCTGCGGGACCTTCTCAACCCCAACACCGTGTGCTGA
- a CDS encoding peptidoglycan-binding protein, with protein sequence MHQSVRDYWISFNDPLEGRVHFMYLDVKGYVSTGIGNKIDETARDNSAPTGQERALSLAAAGLLRWLVNDAETEATPEEVAAEWDTVKSRLDLAPFGHGNFRPPLTRLHVEDDEIDRHVFAKLDEMETVLTRREGFGEFASWPANAQLATLSMCWGMGPKFRFPKFQGHVAVRDWAGAADECHFTPDVGTIRIRNKLDRAHFLLALDAESRGVAADQLVLEVSDVFGVQGALLALGIKPLTQDGVDGPLTQGKVKEFQAANGLAENGAFDDPDTVSALASQLSGLGFTVFGS encoded by the coding sequence ATGCACCAGAGCGTTCGCGACTACTGGATCTCCTTCAACGACCCTCTCGAAGGGCGAGTCCACTTCATGTACCTGGACGTGAAGGGGTATGTGAGCACCGGAATCGGCAACAAGATCGACGAGACCGCGCGGGACAACTCCGCACCGACCGGTCAGGAGCGTGCCCTGTCCCTGGCCGCGGCCGGCTTGCTGCGCTGGCTGGTCAACGACGCGGAGACCGAGGCGACGCCCGAGGAGGTCGCCGCCGAGTGGGACACGGTCAAGTCGCGGCTGGACCTCGCACCCTTCGGGCACGGCAACTTCAGGCCGCCGCTGACGCGGCTGCATGTGGAGGACGACGAGATCGACCGCCATGTGTTCGCCAAGCTCGACGAGATGGAGACGGTGCTCACCCGGCGGGAGGGTTTCGGGGAGTTCGCTTCCTGGCCCGCCAACGCCCAGCTGGCCACGCTGAGCATGTGCTGGGGGATGGGCCCGAAGTTCCGCTTCCCCAAGTTCCAGGGCCATGTGGCGGTCCGTGACTGGGCGGGTGCCGCGGACGAGTGTCACTTCACGCCGGACGTCGGCACCATCCGCATCCGCAACAAGCTCGACCGGGCCCATTTCCTGCTGGCGTTGGACGCGGAGTCGCGGGGAGTGGCCGCCGATCAGCTCGTGCTGGAGGTCTCCGACGTGTTCGGCGTCCAGGGGGCACTGCTCGCCCTGGGCATCAAGCCGCTGACCCAGGACGGCGTGGACGGCCCCCTCACCCAGGGCAAGGTCAAGGAGTTCCAGGCGGCCAACGGCCTGGCCGAGAACGGGGCGTTCGACGATCCGGACACGGTGTCCGCCCTCGCGTCCCAGCTCTCCGGCCTCGGATTCACCGTGTTCGGATCCTGA
- a CDS encoding AfsR/SARP family transcriptional regulator, whose product MSASPRLRLLGQFRLELGSESVELCRNAQRLLAFMGLRGRVSRSVLAGTLWPEVTEGHARGSLRTTLWKLPRDEPPLIGCHGDALLVTPALRVDVHALTRTALGVVQGDGTALHALPLLGLLTGEDLLPGWDEDWVLLERERLRQLRLHALDALAEALIRQGRPALAVEVAWAAVRAEPLRESAHRAMVAAHLAEGNVGEALRHYEAFRRLLEEELGVAPSPRFARMLPQRPGDRARQATARKAAPCTRAFATTGSPSTTLSKGESTSCTWT is encoded by the coding sequence GTGTCTGCGTCTCCCCGGCTGCGACTGCTCGGCCAGTTCCGGCTGGAACTGGGCTCCGAGAGCGTCGAACTGTGCCGCAACGCCCAAAGGCTTCTGGCCTTCATGGGCCTGCGCGGACGGGTCTCCCGCTCCGTCCTCGCCGGCACCCTGTGGCCCGAGGTCACCGAGGGACACGCCAGGGGCAGTCTGCGCACCACCCTGTGGAAGCTGCCGAGGGACGAGCCACCCCTGATCGGCTGCCATGGCGACGCCCTGCTGGTCACTCCCGCCCTGCGGGTGGACGTCCACGCGCTCACCCGGACCGCGCTGGGCGTCGTACAGGGCGATGGCACCGCACTCCACGCGCTGCCCCTGCTGGGACTCCTGACCGGCGAGGACCTGCTGCCGGGCTGGGACGAGGACTGGGTGCTGCTGGAGCGTGAACGGCTGCGGCAACTGCGGCTGCACGCCCTCGACGCGCTCGCCGAGGCGCTGATACGGCAGGGCAGACCGGCTCTGGCGGTGGAGGTGGCGTGGGCCGCCGTACGGGCCGAGCCGCTGCGGGAGAGCGCGCACCGGGCCATGGTGGCGGCGCATCTGGCGGAGGGCAACGTCGGCGAGGCGCTGCGGCACTACGAGGCGTTCCGCCGCCTGCTGGAGGAGGAGCTCGGGGTCGCGCCCTCGCCGCGGTTCGCGCGCATGCTGCCCCAACGTCCGGGAGACAGAGCGAGGCAGGCCACCGCGAGAAAGGCCGCACCATGCACCAGAGCGTTCGCGACTACTGGATCTCCTTCAACGACCCTCTCGAAGGGCGAGTCCACTTCATGTACCTGGACGTGA
- a CDS encoding peptidoglycan-binding protein: MVALSNVQFGKRNEDVRTVQKALIKRGHKIPDGATGLFGEQTRAAYRAEQLAQGFKGADADGKPGLTSLTTLGHFAHFTVENEHASTDGAGALALARVTFRDPGDESGEAAMRRYARKACQLTGMDPQFGVPALTTIARRESAFNHPKFRVNTTDVNAHGHTAADGHPLNCSRGATQCIPSTFAAYHQAGTADTPYDVVACMCATINYVRHRYHVNQSGSNFAARVQQADPHRAPHGY; encoded by the coding sequence ATGGTCGCTCTGTCCAACGTCCAGTTCGGCAAGCGGAACGAGGACGTACGCACCGTGCAGAAAGCCCTCATCAAACGAGGCCACAAGATCCCCGACGGAGCCACCGGCCTCTTCGGCGAACAGACCCGAGCCGCCTACCGCGCCGAACAACTCGCCCAGGGCTTCAAAGGAGCCGACGCCGACGGCAAACCCGGCCTCACCTCCCTCACCACCCTCGGCCACTTCGCCCACTTCACCGTCGAAAACGAGCACGCGTCCACCGACGGGGCGGGCGCGCTCGCCCTGGCCCGGGTCACCTTCCGCGATCCCGGCGACGAGTCGGGAGAGGCGGCGATGCGGCGCTATGCGCGCAAGGCCTGTCAACTGACCGGCATGGACCCGCAGTTCGGTGTCCCGGCGCTCACCACCATCGCCCGGCGCGAGTCCGCCTTCAACCACCCGAAGTTCCGGGTGAACACGACGGACGTCAACGCGCACGGCCATACCGCCGCCGACGGCCACCCGCTCAACTGCTCCCGGGGCGCGACCCAGTGCATTCCCTCCACGTTCGCCGCGTACCACCAGGCGGGCACCGCCGACACGCCCTATGACGTGGTCGCCTGCATGTGCGCGACGATCAACTACGTGCGCCACCGCTACCACGTGAACCAGTCCGGCTCGAACTTCGCCGCCCGCGTCCAGCAGGCCGATCCGCACCGGGCACCCCACGGGTACTAG
- a CDS encoding peptidoglycan DD-metalloendopeptidase family protein, whose amino-acid sequence MVALSNVQFGKRNEDVRTVQKALIKRGHKIPDGATGLFGEQTRAAYRAEQLAQGFKGADADGKPGLTSLTTLGHFAHFTVEHGHSHPPAGPSGKGHVASPVPGHKVTFQFFERGDYAWKPDGVGRHTGQDFAANSGVPVVAVRGGTIAWSNGQGGAYGQWIGLRADNGHIYTYCHLSQRQVKAGQRVTAGQQLGKVGTTGNSTGPHLHFEMSKGSSWSYGNVAKPRW is encoded by the coding sequence ATGGTCGCTCTGTCCAACGTCCAGTTCGGCAAGCGGAACGAGGACGTACGCACCGTGCAGAAAGCCCTCATCAAACGAGGCCACAAGATCCCCGACGGAGCCACCGGCCTCTTCGGCGAACAGACCCGAGCCGCCTACCGCGCCGAACAACTCGCCCAGGGCTTCAAAGGAGCCGACGCCGACGGCAAACCCGGCCTCACCTCCCTCACCACCCTCGGCCACTTCGCCCACTTCACCGTCGAACACGGGCACTCGCACCCCCCGGCGGGGCCTTCCGGCAAGGGACATGTGGCCTCCCCCGTGCCCGGCCACAAGGTCACCTTCCAGTTCTTCGAGCGCGGCGACTACGCCTGGAAGCCCGACGGCGTCGGCCGGCACACCGGGCAGGACTTCGCCGCCAACTCCGGAGTCCCTGTGGTCGCCGTACGCGGCGGCACCATCGCCTGGTCCAACGGGCAGGGCGGGGCGTACGGCCAGTGGATCGGCCTGCGGGCGGACAACGGCCACATCTACACGTACTGCCATCTCTCGCAGCGCCAGGTGAAGGCGGGCCAGCGGGTCACCGCCGGGCAGCAGCTCGGCAAGGTGGGCACCACCGGCAACTCCACGGGGCCGCACCTGCACTTCGAGATGTCGAAAGGCTCCTCGTGGTCCTACGGCAACGTCGCCAAGCCACGCTGGTGA
- a CDS encoding thermonuclease family protein, with protein sequence MPMLLIKGFYEIKGSQPDGDTVHFTADDPAQWSLVGGGLGRAVEHNAAGRASLRLDAIDALETHYGPNRVHQPLQFAHAARDELINWLGFTDVQHTDESVTATTPEQVPGFILTRGSDVHGRCIALAGRGTPPGDSGLEIDVDAAVLRTTLNHHMVTTGLVYPTFYRSLFTSLRVELTTAAKEAREAGRGLWPGDVTTTGAKITGLASLTDEAILLPKLFRRLVDYLKLDMPLTSFPAFLAGVGDRFSILSTGERCVGLHRVVETTNGQTVRMTHPSEDLLFEDS encoded by the coding sequence ATGCCCATGCTGCTCATCAAGGGGTTCTACGAGATCAAGGGCTCCCAACCGGACGGGGACACGGTGCATTTCACGGCCGATGACCCCGCGCAGTGGAGTCTGGTCGGCGGCGGACTGGGCCGCGCCGTCGAACACAACGCGGCGGGTCGTGCCTCGCTGCGGCTGGACGCGATCGACGCCCTGGAGACCCACTACGGCCCCAACCGTGTCCACCAGCCGTTGCAGTTCGCCCATGCCGCACGGGACGAACTGATCAACTGGCTCGGCTTCACCGATGTCCAGCACACGGACGAGAGCGTGACGGCCACCACCCCGGAGCAGGTTCCCGGGTTCATCCTCACCCGTGGTTCCGATGTCCACGGCCGGTGCATCGCCCTGGCCGGGCGCGGAACACCGCCCGGGGACAGCGGCCTGGAGATCGACGTCGACGCCGCCGTGCTGAGGACGACCCTCAACCACCACATGGTGACAACGGGGTTGGTCTACCCGACGTTCTACCGCAGCCTGTTCACCAGCCTGCGGGTGGAGCTGACCACCGCGGCCAAGGAGGCCCGGGAAGCGGGACGGGGCCTGTGGCCCGGCGATGTCACCACGACCGGGGCGAAGATCACCGGCCTGGCCTCGCTGACGGACGAGGCCATACTGCTCCCCAAGCTGTTCCGGCGGCTGGTGGACTACCTCAAACTGGACATGCCGCTGACGAGTTTCCCCGCCTTCCTGGCCGGTGTCGGGGACCGCTTCTCCATCCTGTCCACTGGGGAGCGGTGCGTCGGTCTGCACCGGGTCGTGGAGACCACGAACGGCCAGACCGTACGTATGACGCATCCCTCCGAGGACCTGCTCTTCGAGGACTCCTGA
- a CDS encoding ABC transporter substrate-binding protein, producing the protein MPSSPSRRHVLALGAALGVAASAVPAAASPGASGRSTGREETRSLDELYKAAVADGGKLVVYAGGDTPTQQDGTKAAFRDRFPDIDLTLIVDYSKYHDVRVDNQFATDTLVPDVVQLQTLQDFDRWKQQGRLLHYRPAGFSKVYDKFRDPQGAWVATGAIAFSFLYGTAAVGQDAPRTPQELVDPKWKGRIASSYPHDDDAVLYLFSLYARQYGWDWVARLAAQDVRFARGSNSPGDAVFAGQKAIGIGTAGSLVAPASSPARFVVADGHPFMGWGQRTAILKQAKNPLAAKLFLNWQLSTERQNNSFNGWSVRTDIAPPAGLKPLWEYPEAHVDGFPRFMADRAEVERWKQTFALYFGEVEGAPTPGRLGLHPGA; encoded by the coding sequence ATGCCCTCTTCTCCCAGCAGACGACATGTCCTCGCCCTCGGCGCCGCGCTCGGCGTGGCCGCCTCCGCGGTCCCGGCCGCCGCTTCTCCCGGCGCCTCGGGGCGCTCCACCGGCCGCGAGGAGACCCGGTCGCTCGACGAGCTCTACAAGGCCGCCGTGGCGGACGGCGGAAAGCTCGTCGTCTACGCCGGCGGTGACACCCCCACCCAGCAGGACGGCACCAAGGCCGCCTTCCGGGACCGTTTCCCGGACATCGACCTGACGCTGATCGTCGACTACAGCAAGTACCACGACGTCCGCGTCGACAACCAGTTCGCGACCGACACCCTGGTCCCCGACGTCGTACAGCTTCAGACCCTCCAGGACTTCGACCGCTGGAAGCAGCAGGGCCGGCTGCTGCACTACAGGCCCGCGGGGTTCTCGAAGGTCTACGACAAGTTCAGGGATCCGCAGGGCGCGTGGGTGGCCACCGGCGCGATCGCCTTCAGCTTCCTGTACGGCACGGCGGCCGTCGGGCAGGACGCCCCGCGCACCCCGCAGGAGCTGGTCGACCCGAAGTGGAAGGGCAGGATCGCCTCGTCGTACCCGCACGACGACGACGCCGTTCTCTACCTGTTCAGCCTCTACGCCCGGCAGTACGGCTGGGACTGGGTGGCCCGACTGGCCGCCCAGGACGTGCGGTTCGCGCGCGGCAGCAATTCCCCCGGCGATGCCGTCTTCGCCGGGCAGAAGGCGATCGGCATCGGCACGGCGGGCTCGCTGGTCGCCCCGGCGTCGTCGCCCGCGCGGTTCGTCGTCGCCGACGGGCACCCGTTCATGGGCTGGGGGCAGCGCACGGCCATCCTCAAGCAGGCCAAGAACCCGCTGGCCGCCAAGCTGTTCCTCAACTGGCAGCTGTCGACCGAGCGGCAGAACAACTCCTTCAACGGATGGTCGGTGCGCACCGACATCGCTCCCCCGGCCGGTCTCAAGCCCCTGTGGGAGTACCCCGAGGCCCACGTCGACGGCTTCCCCCGCTTCATGGCCGACCGTGCCGAGGTGGAACGCTGGAAGCAGACCTTCGCCCTGTACTTCGGCGAGGTCGAGGGCGCCCCCACTCCCGGCCGACTGGGACTGCACCCGGGCGCCTGA
- a CDS encoding sensor histidine kinase — protein MSDPGPAHTFAPFRRGGFGPRQLPHLLFFLVVGAAAVRLARLNLPLCWEIVTVSALLAVTYAVGLALGSRLGPRARHVWIALLLMLWAVLVFLTPPPLTGAYVWCAVPLACVALCSVPPRAAGAALALITALLVGQLTRTAGGFDPEMVLVPVAAVWGTVALYRTQQRDVAERERLLEELRATRDVLAAERHRSGVLEERARIARDLHDTLAQDLSGSLMLLQAAEQDWAERPDAARGHVRAVAEGLDAGLTETRRIIQDLASPSVAEAGLEGSLRLLCARAHQPGDAPQVRFGAVGDPAVELDEHTETALFRVAQNVVANVRDHAQATRATVTLRRLQDRVELDVCDDGVGFDPARGGGPLRAGRGFGLLAARARLREYGGDLEVVSTPGRGTRIRATVPTPVRPRAQAPLSAAAAR, from the coding sequence GTGTCCGACCCCGGCCCCGCGCACACGTTCGCGCCGTTCCGTCGCGGCGGGTTCGGCCCGAGGCAGCTGCCGCACCTGTTGTTCTTCCTGGTCGTCGGTGCCGCGGCCGTGCGCCTGGCCCGGCTGAACCTCCCCCTGTGCTGGGAGATCGTGACCGTCAGCGCTCTGCTCGCCGTGACGTACGCGGTGGGCCTCGCGCTGGGGAGCAGACTGGGCCCGCGTGCCCGGCACGTCTGGATCGCCCTCCTCCTGATGCTGTGGGCGGTCCTCGTGTTCCTCACTCCGCCGCCCCTCACCGGCGCCTACGTCTGGTGTGCCGTGCCGCTGGCCTGTGTGGCGCTGTGCAGCGTCCCGCCCCGGGCCGCCGGTGCGGCGCTGGCCTTGATCACCGCCCTGCTCGTCGGTCAACTGACCCGTACCGCGGGCGGGTTCGACCCGGAGATGGTGCTGGTCCCGGTGGCAGCGGTGTGGGGCACGGTGGCGCTGTACCGGACCCAGCAGCGCGACGTCGCCGAGCGCGAGCGTCTCCTGGAGGAACTGCGCGCCACGCGTGACGTCCTGGCGGCCGAGCGGCATCGCAGCGGTGTGCTCGAGGAGCGGGCCCGTATCGCTCGCGACCTGCACGACACGCTCGCGCAGGACCTGTCCGGCAGTCTGATGCTGTTGCAGGCCGCCGAGCAGGACTGGGCCGAACGGCCCGACGCGGCCCGCGGCCACGTCCGGGCCGTCGCCGAAGGCCTGGACGCGGGCCTCACCGAGACCCGGCGGATCATCCAGGACCTCGCCTCACCGTCCGTCGCCGAAGCGGGACTTGAGGGATCCCTGCGGCTGCTGTGCGCCCGGGCGCACCAGCCGGGCGACGCCCCCCAGGTGCGGTTCGGCGCGGTGGGAGACCCAGCGGTCGAGCTGGACGAACACACCGAGACCGCCTTGTTCCGGGTCGCCCAGAACGTCGTGGCGAACGTCCGCGACCACGCTCAGGCGACCCGGGCGACGGTGACGCTCCGACGCCTCCAGGACCGCGTCGAACTGGACGTGTGCGACGACGGTGTCGGCTTCGACCCCGCCCGCGGCGGCGGTCCGCTCCGAGCGGGCCGGGGCTTCGGCCTGCTGGCCGCCCGAGCGCGCCTGCGCGAGTACGGGGGCGATCTGGAGGTCGTCAGCACGCCAGGGCGCGGCACCCGCATCCGGGCCACGGTTCCGACGCCTGTACGGCCTCGCGCGCAAGCGCCCCTGTCCGCGGCGGCGGCCCGATGA